A single Cyprinus carpio isolate SPL01 chromosome A6, ASM1834038v1, whole genome shotgun sequence DNA region contains:
- the LOC109090675 gene encoding rho-related GTP-binding protein RhoA-D-like, with translation MAAIRKKLVIVGDGACGKTCLLIVFSKDQFPEVYVPTVFENYIADIEVDSKQVELALWDTAGQEDYDRLRPLSYPDTDVILMCFSIDSPDSLENIPEKWTPEVKHFCPNVPIILVGNKKDLRNDEHTRRELTKMKQEPVKPEEGRDMANRISAFGYLECSAKTKEGVREVFEMATRAALQVRKRKKRNGCLLL, from the exons ATGGCAGCTATCAGGAAAAAGCTGGTGATCGTGGGAGATGGAGCGTGTGGGAAGACCTGTCTCCTCATAGTGTTCAGCAAAGACCAGTTTCCAGAAGTCTACGTGCCTACTGTGTTCGAGAACTACATTGCAGACATCGAAGTCGACAGCAAACAG GTGGAGCTGGCATTGTGGGACACAGCAGGACAGGAAGACTACGATCGTCTGAGGCCTCTGTCTTACCCAGACACAGATGTCATCCTCATGTGTTTCTCAATTGACAGTCCTGACAGTTTAG AGAATATCCCAGAAAAGTGGACGCCGGAGGTGAAGCACTTCTGCCCAAATGTTCCCATAATCCTCGTGGGCAATAAGAAGGATCTGCGGAATGATGAGCACACACGGAGAGAGCTGACTAAGATGAAGCAG GAGCCGGTTAAACCGGAGGAGGGCAGGGACATGGCCAATCGCATTAGCGCCTTCGGCTACCTGGAATGCTCAGCCAAGACTAAGGAAGGCGTGAGGGAAGTATTTGAAATGGCCACCAGGGCGGCGCTGCAAGTCCgcaagaggaagaagaggaacgGGTGCTTGCTGTTGTGA